From candidate division KSB1 bacterium, one genomic window encodes:
- a CDS encoding tetratricopeptide repeat protein: protein MRQAKIICLLLMLAIMAGCSASKQAYKEARKYDEAGLFVESAEQDLKALDKDPKFKEAKKHLLGVAPKAYDELMRRAQNLQQAENWDQAVAEYKHLDRLLSRCLRHGVVFETVNVKERLAKARNRAAAFHHKNAETLFEKKDWRRAAQAYLKAHNHVDNFKQSFDKAIRSYMSAGNQSLKERSYPAAIKDFKDALKVAPNHATAEKRLAESHYRLGRQFYDNGQFRQALTQLEEAERLNPDAKHIEQWADKAYEAAVQYVAVFPFVNRTRVRIDGNHIARALLTVLETRNLKFVDFMQHSETMALMNNVNYGPYGRISESQLREVALEEGLDSFVWGTILDISVADSPENMTEMTHEKEITVKDSMGKDVDTTKTIYYREYSRERNVRVQMEHVILETQTGKILDRHRFTRKISDVAQWIAYQGSIYDLPKKKRALLDAPRNPRPLPALVDEMISGAVDKIGREVVKFYK, encoded by the coding sequence ATGAGACAAGCCAAAATCATCTGCCTGTTGCTGATGCTCGCCATAATGGCGGGTTGCTCCGCTTCCAAGCAGGCATACAAAGAGGCGAGGAAATACGACGAAGCCGGCCTTTTTGTCGAATCAGCCGAGCAGGATCTCAAAGCGCTGGATAAAGATCCAAAGTTCAAAGAAGCGAAAAAGCACCTGCTTGGTGTGGCGCCGAAGGCTTACGATGAACTGATGCGCCGGGCACAGAATCTCCAGCAGGCCGAAAACTGGGATCAGGCGGTTGCGGAATACAAACATCTGGACCGTTTACTGAGTCGCTGCCTCCGGCATGGTGTGGTTTTCGAAACCGTGAATGTGAAGGAGCGCCTCGCGAAAGCGAGAAACAGGGCGGCGGCTTTTCATCACAAGAATGCCGAAACGCTCTTTGAAAAAAAGGACTGGCGCCGTGCCGCGCAGGCTTATTTGAAGGCGCACAACCATGTTGACAACTTCAAGCAGTCGTTTGACAAGGCGATTCGGTCGTACATGAGTGCCGGCAACCAATCGTTGAAGGAGAGAAGCTACCCCGCTGCGATCAAAGATTTCAAAGATGCCCTGAAGGTTGCGCCGAACCATGCCACAGCGGAAAAAAGGCTGGCGGAAAGCCACTATCGTCTCGGCAGGCAGTTTTATGATAATGGCCAATTCCGGCAGGCGTTGACCCAACTAGAAGAGGCAGAACGCCTCAACCCGGACGCAAAACACATCGAGCAATGGGCCGACAAAGCGTACGAAGCAGCCGTCCAGTACGTCGCCGTCTTCCCGTTTGTGAACCGCACGCGTGTGCGGATCGATGGCAATCATATCGCCAGAGCGCTCTTGACCGTGCTCGAGACACGCAATCTGAAATTCGTGGATTTTATGCAGCACTCCGAAACCATGGCGCTGATGAACAACGTCAACTACGGTCCGTACGGCCGCATCAGTGAATCACAGTTGCGCGAGGTGGCGCTGGAGGAGGGGTTGGATTCCTTTGTCTGGGGTACCATTCTCGACATCTCAGTAGCTGACAGCCCGGAGAACATGACCGAAATGACGCACGAGAAGGAAATTACGGTCAAGGACAGCATGGGCAAAGACGTGGATACAACGAAGACCATCTACTACCGCGAGTACAGTCGCGAGCGCAATGTGCGAGTCCAAATGGAGCACGTCATCCTGGAAACGCAAACCGGCAAGATTCTCGACCGCCACCGCTTTACCAGGAAGATTAGCGATGTGGCACAGTGGATTGCCTACCAGGGCAGCATTTACGATCTGCCCAAAAAGAAGCGTGCCCTTCTGGATGCGCCGCGCAACCCGCGTCCACTGCCTGCACTGGTGGATGAAATGATTTCTGGTGCTGTGGACAAGATCGGGCGGGAGGTTGTGAAGTTTTACAAGTGA